In Pseudomonas sp. MTM4, one genomic interval encodes:
- a CDS encoding TIGR02444 family protein has translation MKRDDLWSFALSCYQQPGIEAACLELQAAGADVCLLLTGAWLERRGVACDDARLRQLKDLSDDWRAMVVAPLRTLRQSWRQQAATDYALVGLRERVKALELDAEHIQLQRLQSATQPWPKGSERTNWLGPLCACLSGEKQTLWETLRRVAGSQLATGGD, from the coding sequence ATGAAACGTGACGATCTCTGGTCTTTCGCCCTCAGCTGCTACCAGCAGCCCGGCATCGAAGCGGCCTGCCTCGAACTGCAGGCCGCCGGAGCGGATGTTTGCCTATTGTTGACCGGCGCCTGGCTGGAACGCCGCGGCGTCGCATGTGATGACGCACGGCTGAGACAGCTGAAAGACCTCAGCGATGACTGGCGAGCCATGGTGGTCGCACCGTTACGCACTCTGCGCCAGAGCTGGCGCCAACAGGCTGCGACGGACTACGCGCTCGTTGGGCTGCGTGAACGAGTGAAAGCGCTTGAGCTGGACGCCGAACATATCCAGCTTCAGCGCCTGCAATCGGCGACGCAGCCTTGGCCGAAAGGCAGCGAGCGAACCAACTGGCTGGGCCCGCTCTGTGCCTGCCTCAGCGGCGAGAAACAAACACTCTGGGAAACCCTTAGGCGTGTGGCTGGCTCTCAGCTCGCAACCGGCGGCGATTGA
- a CDS encoding AlgP family protein — MPAKKNSITTPLHLLQQLSHSLVAHLQKACNEAQRDAEVLLAKLEKQRGKTQEKVIKARAKLDEAGDAGKSKAQSKARARLAELDDMLAVLQARQSETLGYLSELKRDAEQSLKLARGITDVEKAAAQALATRQKPAAATRSKAPTKATKPAAAEAAPAKPAAGKAVSGTVSPRSAASRSKPAVKTGSTTAKPAEAKAPATKAADAKATSAPRRPASKPASTAKPASAASRPAAAKKPARKPAAKRETSTQSPPVAS; from the coding sequence ATGCCTGCGAAGAAAAACTCGATCACGACGCCGCTGCATCTACTGCAGCAGCTGTCCCATAGCCTCGTTGCTCATCTGCAAAAGGCCTGCAACGAGGCGCAGAGGGACGCCGAAGTGCTGCTGGCCAAGCTTGAAAAGCAGCGCGGCAAGACGCAGGAAAAAGTCATCAAGGCGCGCGCCAAGCTCGATGAGGCGGGTGATGCGGGTAAATCGAAGGCGCAGAGCAAGGCCCGCGCCAGGCTGGCCGAACTGGATGACATGCTTGCCGTACTGCAGGCGCGGCAGAGTGAAACGCTGGGCTATCTGTCGGAACTCAAGCGCGACGCCGAACAGAGCCTGAAGCTCGCCCGAGGCATCACCGATGTCGAGAAGGCGGCCGCCCAAGCTCTGGCTACGCGCCAGAAGCCCGCGGCCGCGACCCGCAGCAAGGCGCCCACCAAGGCGACCAAACCAGCTGCAGCCGAGGCCGCGCCAGCCAAGCCGGCTGCTGGTAAAGCGGTTTCAGGCACGGTTTCGCCGCGTTCGGCTGCTAGTCGCTCCAAACCCGCCGTCAAGACTGGCAGCACCACGGCAAAACCGGCCGAGGCCAAGGCGCCGGCTACCAAAGCGGCGGATGCCAAGGCAACGAGCGCTCCGCGCCGTCCTGCCAGCAAACCGGCATCCACTGCAAAGCCCGCGTCGGCAGCCTCCAGACCCGCTGCGGCGAAGAAGCCAGCCCGCAAGCCGGCGGCCAAGCGCGAAACCTCAACTCAATCGCCGCCGGTTGCGAGCTGA
- the rsd gene encoding sigma D regulator, whose protein sequence is MLESCRNAQERWGGVHLLIDRWLQERHALINAFDGLHGDAAASRPALQKFCEILLDYVSAGHFEIYEQLLNEAEAFGDKRGLELARQIYPRIEAITEVAVVFNDRCDSGDCLDSPGLPDELKRLGQLLHERFELEDCLIEVLHTAHKQTAALA, encoded by the coding sequence ATGCTCGAGAGCTGTCGGAACGCCCAGGAACGCTGGGGAGGTGTACACCTGCTGATCGACCGCTGGCTGCAGGAACGCCACGCACTGATCAACGCATTCGATGGGCTGCATGGCGACGCCGCCGCAAGTCGCCCTGCCTTGCAAAAATTCTGCGAAATCCTGCTCGACTATGTGTCGGCTGGGCATTTCGAGATCTACGAGCAGCTGCTCAACGAGGCCGAGGCGTTCGGTGACAAGCGCGGCCTCGAGCTTGCTCGCCAGATCTACCCGCGCATCGAAGCCATTACCGAAGTAGCGGTGGTTTTCAATGACCGTTGCGATAGCGGCGATTGCCTGGATAGCCCAGGCCTGCCTGACGAGCTGAAGCGTTTGGGGCAACTGCTGCACGAGCGCTTCGAGCTCGAAGACTGCCTGATCGAGGTGCTTCACACCGCTCACAAACAGACCGCCGCGCTGGCCTGA
- a CDS encoding disulfide bond formation protein B: MNLASPRSLFLLAFIGCVLMMVAALYLEHVVGLAPCPLCIVQRICVIAFGLVCLIAAIHGPRKTGRRVYSILALLFAIAGGATAVRQIWLQNIPADQLPACLPSLEYMMDALPFQDIARLVLHGTAECAEVSWTLLGMSIPEWTLLAFIAMGLFCLWQLLRRD, encoded by the coding sequence ATGAATCTGGCCAGCCCACGTTCGCTGTTTCTTCTGGCTTTCATCGGCTGTGTGCTGATGATGGTCGCTGCGCTGTATCTCGAGCATGTGGTCGGGCTGGCGCCATGCCCGTTATGTATCGTTCAGCGCATTTGCGTGATCGCCTTCGGCCTGGTCTGCCTTATCGCTGCGATTCATGGGCCGCGCAAAACCGGTCGCCGCGTCTATTCGATCCTGGCACTGCTGTTCGCGATAGCGGGTGGCGCCACGGCCGTGCGTCAGATCTGGCTGCAGAACATACCGGCTGATCAGTTGCCGGCGTGCCTGCCCAGCCTCGAATACATGATGGATGCGCTGCCTTTCCAGGACATCGCCCGGCTGGTGCTTCACGGTACCGCCGAATGCGCCGAGGTCAGCTGGACATTGCTGGGCATGAGCATTCCGGAGTGGACCCTGCTGGCATTCATCGCGATGGGCCTGTTCTGCCTTTGGCAGCTGCTGCGGCGCGACTGA
- a CDS encoding heme biosynthesis HemY N-terminal domain-containing protein translates to MKRLAVVVLILLAFAGFLGWAIFQDAGYVLISYDRFRYESSFWVFVGLIACLWLLAMVIHWVLGLLHASGTLVNPWSRRHRARRVSKASRAGLRELAEGQWSPALGHLRTAAEHDQQPLVHYLGAARAASELGEYEQSDELLRNAREREPEAGLAIGLTQAQLQIARGQYGEARESLNVLHNDNPRHPYVLTLLQQLYVQLQDWPALCRLLPELRKHRVLPPARLDELELLAWTAALEQTPQAPAVTVEEGRQAFDQRWQTVPSKLRNEPVLVRAYADGLTRLGAEEKAEEVLHAALKRQFDDRLVERYGRVRGREPARQLAQAEAWLKGHPENAELLLALGRLSLRNEFWGKARDYLEASLRLEHRAETCAELARLLAQLGDKERSNRLFQEGLGLIDGANGVRLPAISNG, encoded by the coding sequence ATGAAGCGACTTGCCGTTGTTGTTCTCATCCTGCTTGCCTTTGCCGGTTTTCTCGGCTGGGCCATTTTTCAAGATGCCGGCTACGTCCTGATCAGCTACGACCGCTTTCGCTATGAGTCGAGCTTCTGGGTCTTCGTCGGACTGATCGCCTGCCTCTGGCTGCTGGCAATGGTGATTCACTGGGTGCTCGGTTTGCTTCATGCATCCGGCACGCTGGTCAACCCTTGGTCGCGTCGCCATCGCGCGCGGCGCGTCTCCAAGGCTTCGCGCGCCGGGCTGCGGGAGCTGGCCGAGGGGCAATGGAGCCCTGCGCTCGGCCATCTGCGCACCGCAGCCGAACATGATCAACAACCGCTGGTGCATTATCTCGGTGCTGCCCGCGCCGCGAGCGAATTGGGTGAGTACGAACAAAGTGACGAATTGCTGCGCAACGCTCGCGAACGCGAACCCGAGGCAGGGCTGGCCATCGGGCTTACCCAGGCTCAGTTGCAGATCGCGCGCGGCCAGTACGGCGAGGCACGCGAATCCCTGAACGTGCTGCACAATGACAACCCGCGCCATCCCTATGTGCTGACGCTGCTCCAGCAGCTCTACGTCCAGCTGCAGGACTGGCCCGCCTTGTGCCGTCTGCTTCCGGAACTGCGCAAGCATCGTGTGTTGCCCCCGGCACGGCTGGACGAGTTGGAGCTGCTGGCCTGGACCGCCGCCCTGGAACAGACGCCGCAGGCACCGGCCGTGACAGTGGAGGAGGGACGGCAAGCGTTCGATCAGCGTTGGCAGACCGTGCCCAGCAAGCTGCGTAACGAGCCGGTGCTGGTACGTGCCTATGCGGACGGCCTGACTCGGCTGGGCGCAGAGGAGAAGGCCGAAGAAGTGCTTCATGCCGCGCTCAAACGCCAGTTCGATGATCGCCTTGTCGAGCGCTATGGCCGTGTTCGCGGGCGCGAGCCGGCTCGCCAGTTGGCGCAGGCCGAGGCTTGGCTGAAGGGCCATCCGGAAAATGCCGAACTGCTGCTCGCACTCGGTCGTCTGAGCCTGCGCAATGAATTCTGGGGCAAGGCGCGCGACTATCTGGAAGCCAGTCTGCGCCTGGAACATCGTGCGGAAACCTGCGCGGAGCTGGCCCGGCTGCTGGCGCAGCTAGGCGACAAAGAGCGAAGCAATCGGCTGTTCCAGGAGGGGCTTGGGTTAATCGACGGTGCGAACGGTGTCCGCTTGCCGGCGATCAGCAACGGTTGA